In Spirochaeta thermophila DSM 6578, the DNA window CTCTCATTCCTTCTCACCGGCAATGGGGGCTCCTCCTCCGTGAAACATGAGAATCACCCACGGGTTTTTCGGGCATCCGGGAGTATTTTGACAAGCCGCACGTCTATCCATTATATTGAGAGAAGGTAAGATCCGCTCATGGAAGGGGACACATGAAAAAGATCCTCGTCATCGATGAATCCTCGCATCTGAGGGAATACCTCACACAGAAGCTCCCGGAATACGGATTCGAGGTGATCTCGAGTCCCAATGCCCTCGACGGACTGGTGAAGATGCGTAACGAGGTCCCCGATCTCGTGATCCTGGACTCCTTTCTCTCGAGAGGAAGCGTGGAGGAGGTGCTCGACGAGAAGTCGAGTCACCCCAACACGAAGGGGATCCCCCTCATCCTCACCGCCGGCGCGATGGACAAACAGACCCTCCTCAGACTCGCCCAGAAGGGGATTCGGAAGATCCTCACCAAGCCCCTCAAGATCGATGTACTCCTCAAAGGGATCTCTGAACTGCTGGGTGTCCCCGTCACGCTCGATGATACGCCGTGCATCATCGAGGCCCATGTGAACGAGGAGATCGTCTTCATAGAAGTAGCGCAGGGCCTCAACAAGGAGAAGATCGAGCTCCTCCGCTACAAGCTCGCGGAGCTCATGGAACTCTACAAGCTCAAGGTCCCGCGGGTGCTGGTGATCATGAGCAGCCTCGAGATCACCAAGGACGATTCCCTCAAGCTCGCCGCCCTCTTCCACATCGTGCTCGAGGAGACGAAGACGCGACCCCGTTTCGTCAAGGTGCTCACCACCAGCGAGTTCGTGAGGGAGTACCTCGCCCACCACGACGACTTCCAGAAGATAGAGGTGGCCGATTCCCTCGAGAAGGTGATGGACGCCCTCCTGGGAGAGAAGGCCGAAGTGGGAGGGCAGCCCGCGGAACACATCCTCTCCTCCCAGAGGCCCGACACGGCGCGGGAGGAGAAATTCCATCTGCGGTTCGATGCGGAGAAGGTGGAAGAGAGATCGGCACGACCCTCCTCCGGCGCCCTCCTTGGGGCCCTTCCCCGCGGTGCACTCTTCTGTGTGGTCGACGACGATCTCGTGATCCAGGAGCTGGTGAAGAAGGCCTTCTCCGATGTGGGGATCACGGTGAAGGCCTACAACAATGGACGTGAATTCGTCATGGACGAGGAGGGCGTTTCCCGGTGCACGCTCCTCTTCCTCGACCTCCTCATGCCCCAGATGGATGGATTCGCCACCATGCAGGCCCTCAAGTCCATGGGTGCCTCGTTTCCCATCATCGTGCTCTCCGCCCTCTCAAAGCGCGAGACCGTCCTCAAAGCGGTAGAATACGGGGTGAAGAGCTATGTCGTGAAACCCCTCAAGCCGGAGCTCCTCCGCAGAAAGGCGGTGGAGGTCCTCATCTCACTCTAGGAGGCTCCCGTTGCAGCGGATGTCCAGCTTTTCTTCGCCCATGCTCCTCGAGGTTCTGGAACACGTGCCGGTGGGGATGATCCTGCTCTCCCCCGAGGGGGACATCCTGGCTGCGAACGGCCGATTCCTCGATATGGTGGACTGGAGCGAGGAGGAGCTGGACGGGGTGAGGTTCCCCCAGATCATCTATTCATCGGACGAACCTGTGGTGAGTTCGTTCATCGATCGCCTCGCCCGCGGAGAGGCGCATCAGGCCGGCCTCCTGGTACGGGCGGCCCGTAAGGATGGGAGCATTGCCTGGTGGCGACTCTGGGGATTCTCGAGGGGAGCAGAGGTCCTCCTCGGGGTCTTCGACATCACGGATCAGAAGGTCACCGAGGAACACCTTCGGAAGGAGCGGGAGGAGGCGATAAGGTCGGTGCAGTCCAAGTCCCGGTTCCTCGCCAACATGAGTCACGAGATACGCACCCCGCTTCACACGATCCTCGGTATGACGGAACTGCTCGAAGACACACGTCTCGACGAGGAGCAGCGGGACTACGTGCAGCAGATCAGGTTCTCGGGAGAGGCCCTTCTCGCCCTCATCAACGATATCCTGGATTACTCGAAGATAGAGGCCGGAAAGCTCCCCATGGAGATCATCGACTTCGACCTCTACGAGGTGGTGGAGCAGGCCGTGGGTATGGTCTCACTCCAGGCGCACAAGAAACACCTCGAAGTGGTGGTGGATATCGGTGAGGAGGTGCCCCGCAGGGTGAAAGGCGATCCCCTCCGCATACGCCAGATCCTGGTCAATCTGGCCAACAATGCGGTGAAGTTCACGGAGAAGGGGCATGTCTTCTGCCGTGTACAGCTCGTGCAGCAGAGGAAGGGAGTGGCGTGGGTGGCGTTCACGGTGGAGGATACCGGTATAGGCATACCCGAGAACAAGAAGCATAGACTCTTCCGGGTCTTCAGCCAGATCGACGAATCCACCACCAGGCGTTTCGGCGGTACGGGGCTCGGACTCGCGATTTCGAAGAGTCTCGTGGAGATGATGAAGGGTGAGATAGGGGTGAGAAGCAGGGAAGGGGAGGGGAGCTCTTTCTGGTTCCTGCTCCCCCTGCCGATCGTGGAATCCTACGAACCACCCGTATCGCTTGGAGAGGTGGGAAGCCTCCTCCTCGTGGAGGACTACCCCCTCACCAGGAGGGTGCTCCACCGATACTTACAGCGTTATTTCCCCCATATCGACGATGCCTCCACAGGAGCGGAGGCGCTCAGGAAGATGAGAGAACGGGCCGAACGAGGGGAGATATACGACCTCGTGCTGGTCGATCTCACCCTTCCCGGCATGGACGGATGGCAGTTCGCGAGCGAGGTGAACGCCGACAGGAGCATCAACGACACGCGGATGGTCCTCATGAGCCCCATGGGGGAGGGTGCAGAGGCGAAGATGAAGCTCCTCAAGTGGTTCGACGCCTACCTCGCCAAGCCGGTGAGGAAAGACGACCTCTATCGAACCGTCGCCAGGGTGGTGAACGAGGAGATGGAACTCGAAGGGGTGGAAGCGGAAGGGCCTGAAGGAGGAGAGGAAAGGCCCGCGGATGCAGGTAACTATCTCATCCTCGTGGCGGAGGATCACATAGTGAACCAGGAGCTCTTTTTCACCATCCTCTCTCGACTCGGTTACAGGGTCGAGCTTGCGGGCAACGGGAAAGAGGCGGTGGAGAAGGGGCTCGCGCTCAAACCCGACCTCATCTTCATGGACGTACAGATGCCCGAGATGAACGGCTACGACGCCGCCCGGGTCCTGAGGGAGCACGGATATGAGGGGCCGGTGATCGCGGTGACGGCGAGCGCCTTCAGGGAGGACAGGGAACGGGCCCTCGCGGCCGGTATGAGCGATTTCCTTCCCAAACCATTCAAGAAGAAGGATCTGCTCCCTGTGCTCCAGAAGTGGCTGTCGGATACCAAGAGGGATGGACCCGCTCCTGAGTCGGCTTCGACCGAGACCGTCCCCGTCGAGAAAGTGGGAGAAGAGGATCTCTTCGACCTCACCGGGGCGAGAGAGGCCTTCATGGATGACATGGACGTGCTCTCGAACGTGATCGATCGGTTTTTCGAGCGACTTCCCCAGCAGTTCGGCCGGATAGAGGAAGCCCTCTCGAGGCAGGATGCCGAGACGGTGCGTACCGAGGCCCATGGGATCAAGGGGGGGAGTTGGAATCTCTCCATGAAGTTGTTGGGCGACCTTGCGGCCGAGATGGAGACGGCGGCGAAGGAGGGGGATATCTCCCGGTGCAAGCAGCTTTTTCCCCGTCTCAAACAGGGCTTCGTACGGACGAAGGAGTACGTGGAACGCAGCCTCTCCCCCCAGCACTCCTAGAGTGGAAGCGCATTCTTCTTTCCCCTTTTGCTTTTTTGCGATACTATATCTACCGTGATCAGGACGTTCTGAGTGCTCGCTGTACACCTTTAGTAGAGAAGGAGCAGGTATGCAGTACGAGGAACTGGGACTACATCAGTACATCGCGCGACCGCTCTCTCAATCCGGGTATCTCGAGCCTTGGCCGGCCTTCATCCATCTCATGGAGCGGTATCGTGAAAGGCGGGATGCCCTCTTCGACGCCCAGTATCTCCACGCCCGGGTGGCGGCCTATGTGAGCATGGCCTATCAGAGCCTCCTCGATGCAGAGCATGCGGAGAAGAAGGCGCTCATTCTGGTGCCCATCCATGAACTCGAGAACCTGGTCCATCATGAGGCGGAGGTGATCGGTCGTTACCTGGAGTACAGGTGCGGAATCGCCGGACGGAGCGAGGTGACACGGGCTCCAGAGCGGTATCAGCTCCTGGTGGGTGTTCCACGGACCGTGCGCTCCATGATGGAGCGGGGGCAGATCGATCCCGCTTCCCTCACCTGCCTCGTAGTCGATGAGGCGCACAGGATGCTCCTCGACGACAGCCTCTACGAAGTCCTCGATCTCCTTCGGCCTCACCGATCGGAGCGTCTCTCCTATTTCTTCTCTTCTGTCGTTTCTCTGGAGATGCGGAATCTCGCGTGGAAGTACGCCGATCATCCCGAGGAGGTGAGGCCGAGGCCCTCCATCTCCATCCTTTCGGGCGTGGAGGAGAGGGTCTACCATCTCGCAGGGCACAGGAAACTGAAAGCCCTCGAGGCCCTCCTCAGGCGCTTCCCCTCCCACGACACCATCGTCTTCACCGGCGGCGACGAGGTGAGCCAGCAGGTCGCTGGGGCCCTCCTCATCGGCGGCATCAAGAACTACTGCGTCACCGGCGATATGCCCCGGCACAAGGGATTCCTTCTCGGTGAACCTCTCGGGGCTTCCGGCCGGGTAGTGGTCGTGACGTCCGAGTCCACTTCCCGGAACCTTCACGTGCCCGCCTTCTCGATGGTGGTGAACTATCAGATGCCTGTCTCCGGCGACTCCTATCTTTACCGGATTCGATTTCTCGAGGAGGGGGTCGGCCCCCTCTGCATTTCTCTGGTCTCGGAGGCGGACGCCTACGACTACCTGGAGACGGAACTCGACATGGAAAGGCACCTCCCCTCCTTCCCTCTGGGGGAACTCCTGGAGGGCTCCCTGAGGGCCGGGGAGAGGCGGCGGAGAAGCGGATCCGGCAGGAAGAGAGAAAGGAGACGTCGTCCTCCTGGGGGAAGACATCCGGAAGGAGGACAGAGCAGGGGAGGGGAGAGACAGGTGAGGAGGGAAGAGATCGTCTCCTCCCGACCTCCTCTCAGGGGGAAGTCTCTCGAGGAGAGGGTTGCGTACTACCAGAGAAAGTACGGTGAGAGATTCTGACACGCTTGCCTGTCGTGGTGTTTTTCGATAGGATCGTGGGAACAGACGAGTGTACATGAGGAGCGGAGCATGAAACTGAAAGGTGATCTCCCCGTCGGGGATCAAGCCGGAAAGTTCGAAGGGCGTAAACCGGATGGCACCCCTTATAAGATATTGATCGCGGACGATTCCATCTTCGTGACGAAACAACTGAGGCAGATCCTCTCCTCGGCGGGGTTCGAGGTGATCGGCGAGGCCAACACCGGGGAGGAGGCGGTGGAACTCTACAAGAGCCTCCATCCCGATGTGGACCTGGTGACACTCGACATTACCATGCCGAGAATGGACGGGATCACTGCTTTGAAGAAGATCATGGAATTCGACGCCGATGCACGTGTGGTGATCATAAGCGCCCTCGGGCGTGATGATCTCGTGAAGACGGCCCTCCTCGAGGGAGCGAAGAACTTCATCGTGAAACCACTCAACAGAGAGAAGGTCCTCGAACGGATTCTCATCGCCTTGAGGTAGCCCGACCTTTCCAAAAATCTATAAAACCTCAAAGATCTCTAAAAAAAATAAGGTGATTACCATTTTTGAGCCACCTGTGGTATAATACCGAAGAGAGAGGTGGCACGGATATGGACGTCGTAAGTCTTTCAACACTTGCAAGCGATAGAGAGAAAACGGTCTCCTATCTGAGAGAGAAAGGTCTCCTCGTCACGTACACCCGGTGTCCCTTCTGTGGAAGTGAGCATATAGGCGAGGTGAGACGAGAGAAGTACAAGTGCTACCAGTGCAGGAAAGAGTGGAGCATACGACGAGGGAGCATCTTCGAGGGGATGAAGCTCTCCTGGGAGAAGATCCTGTGGGCAATGAAGCTCTTTGAGATGGAAGTTACCGCCCACAAGGCGGCTTTGCAGTTACGGCTCTCCTATGAGGTGACGCTGAGGCTCTACACATTGTTTCGGAAGGCGATATGGGTCCACACCCAGAAGGAGGGGAAGAGCCTGCTCGAAGGTGAAGTAGAGATGGACGAAAGTTATTTTGGAGGAAAGAGAAAGGGGAAGAGGGGGAGAGGGGCGGCAGGGAAGATTCCTGTGTTTGGGATTCTCGAGCGAGGGGGAAAAGTGCAGGTGGAAGTGGTGGAGCAGGTAAGTGCGGAGGAGCTTGTACGACTGGCAGTGGCCAAAGTGAAGCGGGGATCGCTTGTGTATACCGACCGGTTCAAGAGCTATGATGGGCTTGTGAGCTATGGATTCAGGCACAAGCGGATTGATCACGGGAAGCGATTTGCGAATGGGAAAGTGTACATCAATGGGATAGAGGGGTTTTGGAGTTATGCGAAAGGGCGGCTGCTCCAGCATCACGGGGTGAGTGTAGAACGTTTTCCGGGACTGTAACATCGAGTGTTGAAAAAGGCGGGGAAAAAAGATAAGGGGTATCTCCCACCACACTAATCCTTTTTTCAAGGAGGAGATACCCCATGAAGCGTGGTAACACACGCACACTGATTGAGACACAGTATACCCTCTCTGATCTGATGAAACAAGTGGAAGACCAGCTACGGGAGGAGGTGCGCCACACCTACAAGACGTACCTGGAACACCTCCTTGAGACGCTGAGAGAGGAGGCAGTAGGACGACCACGATATGCACGAGGGGAGGCTGAGAAGGCACCGTACTACCGGTACGGCTACAGGAAATGGAAGAGCGTGCAGACCCCCTGGGGGCCGATCGAGGATGTACGCGTGCCCCGCATCCGCACCGGCGGGGGGAAGGAGGTGAAGCTGGTCGCCTATGAGCAGAGGCTCGTGGCCCTCGCCGAGCAGCTCCTTCTCGGGTATGTGGGAGGGATGAGCGCGCGGACGTGGGCCATCCTGTTACGGGAGCTGGGGATAGGCGAGGCTCACCCGCAGACACTCCTGCGGCTCATAAAGCGTCTTCGTGAGGAGAAGGAGCAGTGGCGGAGGAGGTCCCTTAGAGGAGTGAAGGCCCTTGTGCTGGATGGAGTGTGGGCAAAGAGGCGTGGGAGGGGTCAGAAGAAGCTGGTTGTCCTGAGTGCCGTGGGGGTGAAGGAGGACGGATCTCATGAGCTCCTCGACTGGGTCGTTGCGGAGCAGGAGGACCAGGCGAGCTACGAGCGACTCCTTACCAGGCTCTATGAGCGAGGGCTTCATGAGGTGGAGCTGGTGGTGGCCGATGAGGCTGAGGGGATCCGGCAGGCCGTGGAGACGGTGTATCCTGAGGCGAAGAAGCAGGTATGCCTCTGGCACCTGCAGGGTACGCTTGAGCAGAAGCTCCTGCAGGACATGGGGGAACGGAAGGGGAAGAACGCAGACCTCCAGAAGGAGAGGCGAGCTTTTCGAGCGGAGTACTGGAAGCTCTTTGAGGCAGGAGGGAAGGAGGACGCAGCACGTGCGTTGGAGGCATTCGTGAAGAAGTGGGCGGCGAAGGCTCCCCGGATGACGGCCTCCCTCCTGTGGCGGAAGGACCGGCTTTTCTCCTATCTGGAGTTACCCTATGAGTGGAAGGAGAAGGTGAGGACGAGCAACCTTGCGGAGAACATGTTTCGACACATGAGGAGCTTTCTGCGGAGGTATCCTGGGTATATGAGCCGTGCCCATGCGGATGAGGTGGTAGGCCTCTACGTGGTGGGCATGCAGGTGATACAAGAGGTGGGGAGATGCACCCCTTATCAACTCCAGCTCAATTTCAACACTCCCCCTTGACAGTGCCCATCTTGCACCCTCCTGTCGCCCTCCCTATAATGGCTCACACGCTGGCATGAGGAGGGTCCATGGGCAAGCTCTGGGACAAGGGCTACGAGACCGACAAGGTGATCGAGCGCTATACCGTGGGAGAGGACTATGTGCTGGACCGAAGCCTCCTTCCCTTCGACTGTCTTGCGAGTATCGCCCACGTGAGGATGCTTGCGCACGTGGGGATCATCTCCGACGAGGAGGGCAGGGCCCTGGAGGAGGCCCTCAGGGAGCTCCTCTCCCTGGTGAGGGCAGGGAAGTTTGAAATCAGGCCCGAAGACGAGGACGGTCACACGGCGATCGAGAACTGGCTCGTGGCCCGGCTTGGCGAGATAGGGAAGAAGGTCCACACCGGAAGGTCCCGCAACGATCAGGTGCTCGTGGCCCTGCGCCTCTACATGAAGGACAGGATACACCTCCTTGCCGAGGCCCTCGCCGGGCTCATCGGCCTTCTCCTGCGCCGGGCAGAGGAGACGGCGGACGTTCCCATGCCCGGAAGGACCCACATGCAGATCGCCATGCCCTCCTCCTGCGGCCTGTGGTTTGCCGCGTTCGCCGAGGAGCTCGTGGACGTGCTCTCGCTTCTTTTGAGCGTGCACGAGGTGGTCGATCAGAACCCCCTGGGTGCTGCGGCGAGCTATGGGGTACCGCTTCCCCTCGACAGGGCGTACACCACCAGACTCCTGGGCTTTTCCCGCGTACAGAACAATGTCCTGTACGCGAACAACTCCCGCGGCAAGTGTGAGGCCATGGTGGTGGACGCCTGCGAGCAGGTGATGCTCACCTTGAGCAAGCTGGCCCAGGATGTGATCCTCTTTTCGCTCCCCGAGTTCGGCTACATGAAGCTTCCTCCCGAGCTGTGTACCGGTTCGAGCATCATGCCGCAGAAGCAGAATCCCGACAGTCTCGAGCTTCTCAGGGCCAAGGCGGCCTCGGTGGGTGCCTGGGGCGTGCAGATCAAGGGGATCATCAGGAGCCTCCCTTCGGGCTACAACCGCGATTTCCAGGAGACTAAAGGGCCCTTCATGCGTGCGGTGGAGACCACGATCGACTCGGTGGTGATGTGCACCCGCGTGGTAGAGGGGCTTGTGCTCTTCCCTGAGCGTATGAGGGCGGGGTTCTCTAAGGAGATATTCGCCACCGATGAGGTGTACCGCCTTGTGCAGGAGGGAAAGAGCTTCAGGGATGCCTACAGGGAGGTGGCCTCCCGGCTGGATTCGCTCCCGGAAGGCGATCCCGATGCGGCGCTCAGGGCGCGAACCTATCCCGGAACTCCGGGCAATCTCAACCTCGGGCCTGCGAAGGAGCGGCTCGAGTCCCTGGCGGCAAAGGCCGAAGAGGCGAGGCGCAGGTTCAGGGAGGCGCTGGCACAGCTGGAAACGCCTCGCTAGAGCCACTTCTTCTTTTTGAAGTAGAGGAGCATCCCTATTCCCAGGAAGCACATGAGGCCCAGCACCGCGGGATAGCCCCACTTCCACTCGAGTTCCGGCATGTACCTGAAGTTCATCCCGTAGATGCCCGCGATGAAGGTGAGGGGCATGAAGATCGTGGCGATGATGGTGAGCACTTTCATGATCTCGTTCATGCGGTTGCTCACGCTGGAGAGGTACACGTCGAGGAGGCCGCTCGCCACATCGCGGAGGGTCTCCACCGTGTCGATTACCTGGATGGTGTGGTCGTAGACGTCCCTCAGGTAGAGGGTCATCTGGGAGATGAGCGGCGATTCCCCCCGCGAGAGGGTGGAGAGGAGCTCTCTTAGGGGCCAGACCGATTTCCGGAGGGTGATGAGGTTACGCTTCACCGCGTGAAGGGCCCTGATGAGGTGGGGAGTGGGATGTTCGACCACCTCTTCCTCGAGCCGTTCGGTTTCTTCTTCGAGGTGTTCGAGAATGAGGAAGTAGTGGTCTACGATCACGTCCACCAGGGCGTAGAGGAGGTAGTCTGCGCCGTGCCGTCGGATGATGCCCCTGTTGCGCCGCAGTCGCTCTCTC includes these proteins:
- the corA gene encoding magnesium/cobalt transporter CorA, which encodes MRKKRTRKQPGSPPGTLVYTGKPEGEFELTLIQYNEHTYRELTLERIEDIAAHLDPALTTWINVVGLHRVSQIETLGKMLGLHPLTVEDVLNVTQRPKVEDYEHYLFVVLHMLTFNDEARTVESEQVSMVLKDHLLVTFQERKGDVFDPVRERLRRNRGIIRRHGADYLLYALVDVIVDHYFLILEHLEEETERLEEEVVEHPTPHLIRALHAVKRNLITLRKSVWPLRELLSTLSRGESPLISQMTLYLRDVYDHTIQVIDTVETLRDVASGLLDVYLSSVSNRMNEIMKVLTIIATIFMPLTFIAGIYGMNFRYMPELEWKWGYPAVLGLMCFLGIGMLLYFKKKKWL
- a CDS encoding DEAD/DEAH box helicase, with protein sequence MQYEELGLHQYIARPLSQSGYLEPWPAFIHLMERYRERRDALFDAQYLHARVAAYVSMAYQSLLDAEHAEKKALILVPIHELENLVHHEAEVIGRYLEYRCGIAGRSEVTRAPERYQLLVGVPRTVRSMMERGQIDPASLTCLVVDEAHRMLLDDSLYEVLDLLRPHRSERLSYFFSSVVSLEMRNLAWKYADHPEEVRPRPSISILSGVEERVYHLAGHRKLKALEALLRRFPSHDTIVFTGGDEVSQQVAGALLIGGIKNYCVTGDMPRHKGFLLGEPLGASGRVVVVTSESTSRNLHVPAFSMVVNYQMPVSGDSYLYRIRFLEEGVGPLCISLVSEADAYDYLETELDMERHLPSFPLGELLEGSLRAGERRRRSGSGRKRERRRRPPGGRHPEGGQSRGGERQVRREEIVSSRPPLRGKSLEERVAYYQRKYGERF
- a CDS encoding response regulator, with translation MKKILVIDESSHLREYLTQKLPEYGFEVISSPNALDGLVKMRNEVPDLVILDSFLSRGSVEEVLDEKSSHPNTKGIPLILTAGAMDKQTLLRLAQKGIRKILTKPLKIDVLLKGISELLGVPVTLDDTPCIIEAHVNEEIVFIEVAQGLNKEKIELLRYKLAELMELYKLKVPRVLVIMSSLEITKDDSLKLAALFHIVLEETKTRPRFVKVLTTSEFVREYLAHHDDFQKIEVADSLEKVMDALLGEKAEVGGQPAEHILSSQRPDTAREEKFHLRFDAEKVEERSARPSSGALLGALPRGALFCVVDDDLVIQELVKKAFSDVGITVKAYNNGREFVMDEEGVSRCTLLFLDLLMPQMDGFATMQALKSMGASFPIIVLSALSKRETVLKAVEYGVKSYVVKPLKPELLRRKAVEVLISL
- a CDS encoding response regulator codes for the protein MKLKGDLPVGDQAGKFEGRKPDGTPYKILIADDSIFVTKQLRQILSSAGFEVIGEANTGEEAVELYKSLHPDVDLVTLDITMPRMDGITALKKIMEFDADARVVIISALGRDDLVKTALLEGAKNFIVKPLNREKVLERILIALR
- a CDS encoding response regulator, yielding MSSFSSPMLLEVLEHVPVGMILLSPEGDILAANGRFLDMVDWSEEELDGVRFPQIIYSSDEPVVSSFIDRLARGEAHQAGLLVRAARKDGSIAWWRLWGFSRGAEVLLGVFDITDQKVTEEHLRKEREEAIRSVQSKSRFLANMSHEIRTPLHTILGMTELLEDTRLDEEQRDYVQQIRFSGEALLALINDILDYSKIEAGKLPMEIIDFDLYEVVEQAVGMVSLQAHKKHLEVVVDIGEEVPRRVKGDPLRIRQILVNLANNAVKFTEKGHVFCRVQLVQQRKGVAWVAFTVEDTGIGIPENKKHRLFRVFSQIDESTTRRFGGTGLGLAISKSLVEMMKGEIGVRSREGEGSSFWFLLPLPIVESYEPPVSLGEVGSLLLVEDYPLTRRVLHRYLQRYFPHIDDASTGAEALRKMRERAERGEIYDLVLVDLTLPGMDGWQFASEVNADRSINDTRMVLMSPMGEGAEAKMKLLKWFDAYLAKPVRKDDLYRTVARVVNEEMELEGVEAEGPEGGEERPADAGNYLILVAEDHIVNQELFFTILSRLGYRVELAGNGKEAVEKGLALKPDLIFMDVQMPEMNGYDAARVLREHGYEGPVIAVTASAFREDRERALAAGMSDFLPKPFKKKDLLPVLQKWLSDTKRDGPAPESASTETVPVEKVGEEDLFDLTGAREAFMDDMDVLSNVIDRFFERLPQQFGRIEEALSRQDAETVRTEAHGIKGGSWNLSMKLLGDLAAEMETAAKEGDISRCKQLFPRLKQGFVRTKEYVERSLSPQHS
- the argH gene encoding argininosuccinate lyase, with the translated sequence MGKLWDKGYETDKVIERYTVGEDYVLDRSLLPFDCLASIAHVRMLAHVGIISDEEGRALEEALRELLSLVRAGKFEIRPEDEDGHTAIENWLVARLGEIGKKVHTGRSRNDQVLVALRLYMKDRIHLLAEALAGLIGLLLRRAEETADVPMPGRTHMQIAMPSSCGLWFAAFAEELVDVLSLLLSVHEVVDQNPLGAAASYGVPLPLDRAYTTRLLGFSRVQNNVLYANNSRGKCEAMVVDACEQVMLTLSKLAQDVILFSLPEFGYMKLPPELCTGSSIMPQKQNPDSLELLRAKAASVGAWGVQIKGIIRSLPSGYNRDFQETKGPFMRAVETTIDSVVMCTRVVEGLVLFPERMRAGFSKEIFATDEVYRLVQEGKSFRDAYREVASRLDSLPEGDPDAALRARTYPGTPGNLNLGPAKERLESLAAKAEEARRRFREALAQLETPR
- a CDS encoding IS256 family transposase codes for the protein MKRGNTRTLIETQYTLSDLMKQVEDQLREEVRHTYKTYLEHLLETLREEAVGRPRYARGEAEKAPYYRYGYRKWKSVQTPWGPIEDVRVPRIRTGGGKEVKLVAYEQRLVALAEQLLLGYVGGMSARTWAILLRELGIGEAHPQTLLRLIKRLREEKEQWRRRSLRGVKALVLDGVWAKRRGRGQKKLVVLSAVGVKEDGSHELLDWVVAEQEDQASYERLLTRLYERGLHEVELVVADEAEGIRQAVETVYPEAKKQVCLWHLQGTLEQKLLQDMGERKGKNADLQKERRAFRAEYWKLFEAGGKEDAARALEAFVKKWAAKAPRMTASLLWRKDRLFSYLELPYEWKEKVRTSNLAENMFRHMRSFLRRYPGYMSRAHADEVVGLYVVGMQVIQEVGRCTPYQLQLNFNTPP